CCTTATTTAAGGGGAACAGTTCCTACGGTCTAAGTACACCTTGACACATTGAGCCAAAGGGCCGAAAGTATATTTTGCTTAATTGTATTGACTCGTACCCTATCAGATGTCCATTCCTGTTTCtatgataccagataacctctccAATATTTATGGTTCTTTGCTGGATATCTATGTAAAAATTCATACAACTAACGAAAACCGGAAATGAACTTGATAAAAATAGGAACGAATTCAGCTCGCAGACAGAGGCTTACTCGGTTCCACCGATTTTAAAAGCCTCAGGAAACGAAAGCTCTGGGTAtacaaaacgataataagaCCAGTTCTACGGAAGCGAAATATGAACATGAAgcacaaactttccaaaaactgGTTATTATCTTCGGGAAGAGGGTCATAAGGAGAATATTTGGTGTTAAATGAGCGAATGGCCAATAGCAAATAAGATACAGTCGTGAGTTCTAGTAAATATTTGACGAACCTGAAGTCTCAGCTGAAGTCTTCGAAAGTTTGAATGCGCAAGCGTTGAGCGTATGGACGATACTCAGATTGCTCAAAGGGATGGAAGAAAAACGAAGATAACGCACCACTGTTCGGATTTCAAAATTCGAAGTAACAATTGATGGATGGAGATAGTTGGAGAAAATTCATCCTATAAAGCCTCGATGACGACAATAATACCTTGCATGACCATATTTTCAAAAGCAGCGTAACTCACGTATAGCGTTCAGCTGATTAGAAAATACTATGTGTCATATATCATAAAGTCACTTTGTCTAGAAGGGTTGAGTTTGTTGGTTGCCTTTAAAAATCAGTATTTTAAGAAAAACCCTCttagcatttttttaaaatgcataAGATTCACCAGAAGATCAAACAGTGGGTCGCAGGATAGCCTGATGCGGAATATAGCCTTCTAAGatccaacctatctctctcgtGGTTGATGTGTGACTCTGTATGATACAAGTTTCTCGTCCAACAAGACCGTTAGTAGTTGGTGATAGCCGCACCTTGTACGAGGTGACACTACTATTTACAAAACGATACGGATCCAGACCGagcagtcgaaaaacacctccctcaATCCAAGGTGTTATGCGGACCgtgtccattggatagtttgcagttgggAGTAACTGATTATATTGGAACGGAACCTCATTGAACACCTGATCGCCTCAGTGCGCAAGCCTGACCATGCCGagttagggggggggggctattgCACGGCGCACATCCTAAGTCCAGACTCGTCGGAATTATATGAGTAATACAATAAAACAAACCAACAAATCAAGTAAAAAACAaggggaccccgtaccgcacacaaattgGCCATCAGGCGGAAGCACATTCCGTAACACTGAGAGCCGAGTGaccacacccaagaagggagaggttttgaggtcaagcagtggagcAAGGGTCAATATTGGCCTACTTCGAAGACCACAACCAACCAAGGTCGCCGCcaaaaaagcagggacaagcaaaagtaCGTCGGAGGTCATCCTACCAGAAATCAGGAAGaaaacaggtctcagtggcggaGATGCTAAATGGTACTGGCGCTATCTGAAGTACGGTCTGAAAAAAGAAGAGGACCTTGAGAAGTCTCAATATAGGCCTAAGCCAAAAGAGCGTTCGGCTGGTCatactgccgaaagtatttctggagcaaatactcactcgcgaggaacaggaaataattgaggacaTCATCGTCATGGAGTTGTGAGGGATAGAATAagaacatgtgctggggatgatacacCAGGGGCACACATAGTGACGGTCTGTCTTCCCAAAGCCTAAGCGACCCATTCTGTGGAATGAGATATGGGTTCATGGccacgacattgaaaaatgaagaggaacggtagCGGGAACTTTACTGATCGAAGTTACGAGGCATGCAAGAGGTCAGGGTGCTCATGGAGAGATACGAACCCAAACGTTCGAACgattgtttaaatctcactaaGAAGATCCTCCGCACGAGATTAGGCATACTAAGCGGGTACTGCAGACTAAACTATCAGCTGGGGTAGCTAGGGATATGTACGGTGGCTTTGTACAGAGTACAAAGTACAAAGccggcactgaagaaggacacatgttgtgtccgaaacacgtgtttgcatttttcaaaaaataaaaattagatcTATAGTAAAAtcggaaactttttcttttaacaGTTTTATTTACCTTTATAAAACCTTTAGGTTCagacacctgggagaatacttaatacaagATGGCAGATTGAAACActtgaaagtagggaacataataaagtttctgtcgtTTATTCGTGGTGAATGGTTCGCCCTAAACCTGTGCGTCATAGGAAGTTCCGAAGGAGTGTCCATTCCTAGGAAAATCGTGCATCGTGCAATGAACTGCCGGGAGGTAACAATAATGACACCTAGGTATGGTAGGCACGCTAGGCAACGTCTACGAATTTGGTCTCTCCTGAGGCCAGAAGGTTAGCAGAACCTTatatgttttcttttctttgtgaGTGCAAGTGGAAACTTTAAAAGGGTATTATTGAGCTAGATCACAGTGGTTTCCTCAAGCACCAAATCCCCACTATCATATTGGAATCACTGTACAGTATTCCTCGCCTGGTTTTCCAGCACACTATATTGAAATACTAAGTTTGGGGGTTTCTGTTTGAACCATGAAAAATGGAAGACCACATGGTTCAGGTCCTGGAACGTAGCAGCGCATTGAAATCATAATCTAGAGGCTTTTCTAAGCGAAAACGACATAAATACCATGTTTCGTGTAACCTCCGTATCGCGAAATCTTATCCAGTGATAATTTACTTTCCGCGTTTTCCCTGGTCCCCTCCCTCTTAATATACAGTATCAGTGTATATATCCAACGGAATCCGGAAACTTCACCTATCTCAGCATTAACGGTACAGTGCTCCATCGCAGAATTCGCCGTAAGGGCAGTTATATGtatggtcaaaggatagtataggtcccagagcgaaacgttgATTGAcacccacaatggagcacaaaacttgggaaatgcctgctgaaccaacaccagtaGCTCTACTACCGGAAAACTGCAGACAGGGCAGGATGAagccgagtctcccgcgcttaaaaaagagacaaattataccaaggagtcctccaggttgggggttgggtagggctgacaaccttacatagaaaacaactcgttacgaagtcACGAAAGGTGCCTCGGATAGGATAGAATTTaaaacggcgaacccggcaaagaaaacggaataacgatttgcgcattttctcatggaacgtgtacaaagaaggagctgccaagtagctagccgataccctgtcccgatatagggctgatgttacACCGTTGCGTTAGATGCATTGGACAttgactggtttcctggagaagagccacaacATCCTATATTATAgtgcccatccagtaaactatgtgctcagagtaggtttcttagtcaaccaaaaaaatgaaacctgctgttattggcttttaaaatataagcgagcggctatgtactctgcgtctGCGAGGCATATTTCGAAATgtaagcctgtcccaagtacggtagcaaaatcgtacttggggattttaacagtcaagtaggtacGGAGCCCGTATACAGGCGATACGTTAGATCCGACAACTTACattgggataccaatgataacggactgcggattattcagttgacagtatcgcacgaaatggtgtttggaagtacgtggtttgcacggaaagtggctcacaaacaaacgtgggcctctcctgacgggaccactttcaaccatatTAATCACGTGCTGATCCAAccgcgccacctctcagccttgatgaatgtcacaacaaATAagtgggccaatatagacccggatcactatctcgttggcatagtgcgcCAGACTCGAATTACAACTCCACCTACAATCCTGGATGATACAGATgtcctggatatgaagcatcaacaaatgatcttcaaaatcaCCTGAAGGACTTTAACATTgttacggccataaacatacttggccccagccgcaaaaggagtcggaacggctggtttgacgatgaatgtaagctagccacggaacgaaagaatgccgcataccgagtaattctCAAAGATCGCGGGCACGctcggagacttatcacgtacTCCAtctagcggagaagcgacttcacaggtgGAAAAATGttgcctggcagaaccaacaagtctgtgaactcgaaaagtacagggagcaggcgcgcaagttttaccaacaagtcagcagaatgaagccttatacacctcgatgttgatcctgccgagataaaaagggaaatctgatttccgatagaatgggcatgttCGAGCGATGGGGTGAGTATTTCGATGAACTGCTTGACAACCAAAatctcggcgagttggaggtcccgccaactgaagacgacagacaaatactgccaccaccaaccatAGAAGAAACGGTCCATGCATTTACCgggttaaaaaccataagtcgccaggagccgatggaattacagaataattggttaaatatggaggcgaccagttggcTCATCAATTGATGTTTAAAGTGCGTGACGGACAATCAATGACTGACGTCTGGCAACGGAGCACTATCTGTccacatacataaaaagggagatatcatggggtgcaacaattatagaggtatcatgttgctgagtaccctctataagatattctccgctatcttcctagactggatagccccatacgcccagaaaatcattgacccataccaaagaggcttcgttccaggcaaatcatcaacagatcagattttctctgtacggcaTGCCATAGGAGAAATCGGTATTCCGACAAAATTCatgaaactgactaggctgacattgaccaatgtgcgaggccagataaaggcagctGGATCATTATTGACAtgattcaacatcaataacggtctaagacggCCCTATCGTGTATGCAGATTTATCCTATCtagagtcaaaaatcacaaccgataacagctatgactatgaaatccgtgcacggttgatGACAggcaacaaagcctattttagcttacaaaagctgtttcgcAAGAAAGGTGTTACCATAAGATCAAAGCTTTTACtcttcaagacaatgatcttgccagtccttatgtattcttcgtagacctgggttctcagcaaaaacactcttggccgcgttcattCGTTcagaataaaatccggctcaacaggttgcggtgggtgggtcagccaatccgtatggatgaggaaaaagaaaacgaggcaaaccctgcgtgaaatggagcgatggcatcgttcgacgcaaaaccagagtgtctggagttccttactaaggtaggcctagaccggatacaggttgttgcgccgttgataatgaggATGCTTCTATTGTCCTGGAAGGTAatccaacaaatttcaatcaGCAGTAAAATTGGGAATTGTCCTTTAAATATGCGAACTTAACCAGAAATTCATTTGGTTCTTGACAAGGAACTTCAACAGACAGAGTGTTAATTCCAAATGTTCCGCTCGTGAATTAGGAATTGAACAATGCACATGGTCTATGTGTTAATTAATATCTCAATATTCTGATCAATATATCATTATATATCTATCAAAGCTacaaatttcacatttttaaaACACCTAGTGGTCTGTTGTAAGATTGCAGttcgatttaatttttattcaacGGACAGTGCTCCTCCCATATGCTCTTTAAGCAGGGATCAGTCATGGCTACAAACTGATTATATTCAGTCAACATAATTTTATATATTAGACATTTAATGATGCCTTGAATATATTAAATTCGCGGGAAAAAGACAATTGTTGCCTaatctaactttgttaataagagtATGGTTTTCGCCAAAATTTTCAGTATCGTGTTTCATGTTATGATTCATATCACTGCAAGGTTTCATGTTTTCAGATTGAGCTTAAAACGATTGTTCATTCAATTGTTCATTCAATTTATGAAGGCAATAAAAATTTCCGGGAACCCTGACGCGGCTGATACTCACGCACTTAGAGGCTTTGGGAACCATGTGTAGaataatatattttgaggaaaaATCCGTTCATAAAACATTGTGGTAATTTGActttattttcagaaatttttaatGCTAATGAGTACATATTTTGgtgtaatattaagttcgaaaaagaagaaagaattgtTTTAAATGTTCCTACTAAATCCTTTTGAGCTTCAATTATTAATCTCATCTTTAATCTTATGATCGAAATATCTTTCTGAACGACGACTCCATTTTTGTTTAGCGCATTCGGTTCACAATAGCAAACAGAGAGTAAGTGCTTTTGAAAACctaaaatgaatttaaaaagCTGGAATGCCTTCAAGCTTTTGTAAATGGAGCTGTAAACTTACCCCGAGTAAAGTTGAAATGGACACTTTCACAACACCACCTGCATAAATTTCCAGAGGCTTTTCAGTTTTCTGCATGACGAAAATCAaagttttcttgaatttttggtTCTGATCCATCCAGTTGCAAGAATATAAAGCGGTCGTAAATTGGTTGTTTTCGTATTCAATTTCATTTCCACAAAAGCAAGGTAAGCATATCTCAATCAAAACACAGATGAAGTACGCTGCAGTGTACACTATTTCCGCTTTACTATCAGCAAAGAAAACGTAGACTGCAGTAATACAGGCGCTGACTTCGGTTATAAAAAATTGAACCAACAAAACTCCACTGAATATATCTTCAAAAACGTCACAGTATCTGGAAAGGAATGATACTGTCAATATCATTTACAAAAACAGAACGACGAAAAGGACTCACTCCAATACGATCCTGTGATCTGAAATACATCTGAGCAAGTCGTAGTAATTCTGATCGTTACTCTTCTTCAGGTCATAGCCGATCTTGGAAACTCTGATATTAAGTGCTCGGAAATGACCTTTCAAGACCCATAAATATAGTCCAGGAAATGTGTCGTTCATTATATTTTGGTAGATCGTAACCCATATACCAAGCACT
The window above is part of the Hermetia illucens chromosome 3, iHerIll2.2.curated.20191125, whole genome shotgun sequence genome. Proteins encoded here:
- the LOC119651769 gene encoding odorant receptor 2a-like, whose amino-acid sequence is MAETFLTTRIFRIALHSFRFLGLYPSEDASILYYISAICLNLSVTIMYPVTMFIDLFLSEDIRHLFENLSVCFAETMASLKSINIFLKRKQYRRMNDLLENLDERFRAVADPEEEIFLKRIVKIAYRILVAYFIPFSLAALTCMLPAVFSKTRRLVYAAWFPFDWRNNDTTYYIISTYQVLGIWVTIYQNIMNDTFPGLYLWVLKGHFRALNIRVSKIGYDLKKSNDQNYYDLLRCISDHRIVLEYCDVFEDIFSGVLLVQFFITEVSACITAVYVFFADSKAEIVYTAAYFICVLIEICLPCFCGNEIEYENNQFTTALYSCNWMDQNQKFKKTLIFVMQKTEKPLEIYAGGVVKVSISTLLGVFKSTYSLFAIVNRMR